A single genomic interval of Drosophila virilis strain 15010-1051.87 chromosome 2, Dvir_AGI_RSII-ME, whole genome shotgun sequence harbors:
- the larp gene encoding la-related protein 1 isoform X3: MSSSSSKDDASASNAGAAAVAVAAATANAATASYANVVQNLDSKKAVAAVAAADAVDNKENQPNLKTLKSWSEETAAAEAAVEDLPNVGEKRAAAGGDNTAENSSELDDNNDFLPVLSSHHRRDRKKARKDKPTTREFRDKQQPPAAGSGPGPVQGQGQGQGQKLAPGRRPPGGNEADGRKQLGRPRAPRGNSPRKLTAVPGTSGNGNGNGNGKTQKERKADTSPCASLEASNNSGNEAKSGDPDAQTVASTAAAPAAPQPKRFVAAPPPKVNAWKISTKQVGSPKAGSSPLDKRVLQPKVQQQQQQQQQQSKQTVGSNNNNNNNTNQGAQNSNKKTQQQQQQQQQQQQQQQAATQPTIKTTTTTTTAAGAAATATATTSVAASTNVDATIADALASAVVKDKKKVNQKASDFSNVGEWPTLIGGVSASGKATVNEPKRSSTKKQAVAKGTSTATTTQPAATVNTASAATGAATKEGSAEPSVAPVSSSTSSNSSQANNASTASTSHDAKSQRDAEQSTGSATVPAAGALAGAAINKKIPKHKWRPLQIDLAKSSRPKPIGGRPNRRFSDDAYEQRRPPRAYNERGVPAGARGAEGQSGGTTESRPHGGRYAYNARTSAAPERVDSWRSSGPSAAVYDEQRSGTGAEGAASVASAPGAGGLRGPRRFRTPYRGGRQGRGGFTRPGPGRPTNRIPRHLLASGEYVNYLPADAAGADSSQSYVLMGTHYFGNVPAAYIEMDATSVKEAIKKQVEYYFSADNLTGDFFLRRKMDPEGYIPVTLIASFHRVLALTTDVALIVNAIKDSDKLDLFEGYKVRTKTTPTIWPISDALDAKGQLLTDNADKSQLQDQEQQQQSEKQVEKPDKQTESVTEAVMPEVPLPSSPPPAILTSAMATKPLSSIPPPPVPRNSQNLVPKMLLEKQRPTMSGMNSVNAISALTQRVEGVGGQKAGVGAAAELADHLSGLAESVKPKGSSTPEKRTTALAAGTVEGDGVAAALVAEPEGMWKELLLRHPLSAMPKRKN; encoded by the exons GGCGGCGACAATACTGCTGAGAATTCATCTGAATTGGACGACAATAATGACTTTCTGCCGGTGCTATCATCGCATCATCGGCGTGACCGTAAAAAGGCACGCAAGGATAAGCCGACAACGCGCGAATTTCGTGACAAGCAGCAACCGCCAGCTGCTGGCAGTGGCCCTGGTCCGGTTCAGGGTCAGGGACAGGGTCAGGGCCAGAAACTGGCGCCTGGTCGGCGTCCGCCCGGCGGCAACGAAGCCGACGGCCGCAAGCAATTGGGACGTCCCCGAGCGCCACGCGGCAACAGTCCACGTAAACTGACGGCTGTGCCGGGCACCagcggcaatggcaacggcaacggcaatggcaaGACCCAAAAGGAACGCAAGGCTGATACCTCACCCTGCGCCAGTCTGGAGGCTAGCAACAACAGTGGCAACGAGGCCAAATCCGGCGATCCCGATGCCCAGACAGTCGCCTCGactgcagcagcgccagctgcgCCCCAGCCAAAACGCTTCGTTGCAGCGCCGCCGCCAAAGGTTAACGCCTGGAAG ATATCAACAAAACAAGTGGGCAGCCCAAAAGCTGGCAGCTCGCCATTGGACAAACGCGTCTTGCAACCAAaggtgcaacaacaacagcagcagcagcagcagcaatcgaaACAGACTGtcggcagcaacaataataataataataataccaaTCAGGGCGcacaaaacagcaacaaaaagacacagcagcagcagcagcaacaacaacaacaacaacaacaacagcaagcagcGACACAGCCTACAAtaaaaaccacaacaacaacaacaacagcagcaggagcagcagcaacagcaacagcaacaacaagcgtcGCCGCTTCAACGAATG TTGATGCCACTATTGCGGATGCGCTTGCCAGTGCAGTGGTAAAGGACAAAAAGAAGGTCAATCAAAAG GCTAGCGATTTTAGCAACGTTGGTGAGTGGCCCACGCTTATCGGAGGGGTTTCGGCCAGTGGCAAAGCCACCGTTAACGAACCCAAACGTAGCTCAACAAAGAAACAGGCAGTGGCCAAAGGAACATCGACCGCTACAACAACCCAACCCGCAGCAACAGTAAacacagcatcagcagccacAGGAGCTGCCACAAAAGAAGGCAGCGCAGAGCCAAGCGTTGCCCCAGTTtccagcagcaccagcagcaatagcagccaAGCTAATAACGCCAGCACAGCCAGCACGAGTCATGATGCCAAAAGCCAGCGAGACGCCGAGCAATCCACTGGCAGCGCAACTGTCCCAGCTGCTGGCGCCCTTGCCGGAGCTGCCATTAACAAGAAAATACCCAAGCACAAGTGGCGTCCGCTGCAAATCGATCTGGCCAAGTCTAGCCGTCCCAAGCCTATTGGCGGCCGGCCCAATCGCCGGTTCAGCGATGATGCGTACGAGCAGCGGCGCCCGCCACGTGCATACAATGAGCGCGGCGTCCCAGCAGGCGCCAGAGGTGCTGAGGGCCAGTCAGGAGGCACAACTGAATCGCGGCCACATGGTGGCCGCTATGCGTACAACGCACGCACGTCTGCTGCGCCCGAGCGCGTGGATTCCTGGCGTAGCAGCGGCCCCAGTGCCGCTGTCTACGATGAGCAGCGCTCAGGCACAGGAGCAGAAGGAGCAGCAAGTGTCGCGTCAGCGCCAGGGGCTGGCGGGTTGCGTGGCCCACGCCGCTTCCGGACGCCGTATCGGGGCGGCCGGCAGGGGCGCGGTGGATTCACAAGACCGGGACCAGGTCGTCCAACTAATCGCATACCACGCCATCTGTTAGCTTCCGGCGAGTACGTCAACTATTTGCCGGCGGACGCAGCCGGCGCAGATTCCTCGCAATCCTATGTCCTCATGGGCACACACTATTTCGGCAATGTGCCGGCTGCCTACATTGAAATGGACGCCACTAGCGTCAAGGAGGCCATCAAGAAGCAAGT TGAATACTATTTTAGCGCCGATAATCTCACAGGCGACTTCTTTTTGCGCCGCAAAATGGACCCAGAGGGTTATATACCGGTCACCCTGATCGCCTCGTTCCATCGCGTCCTGGCGCTTACAACAGATGTGGCATTAATTGTCAACGCCATTAAGGACTCGGACAAGCTGGATCTGTTTGAGGGCTATAAGGTCCGCACAAAGACAACGCCCACCATTTGGCCCATCAGCGATGCCCTTGACGCCAAGGGTCAGCTACTCACTGATAATGCGGACAAGTCGCAGTTGCAGGATcaggaacagcaacagcagtcaGAGAAGCAGGTGGAGAAGCCAGATAAGCAGACTGAATCGGTAACAGAGGCTGTGATGCCGGAGGTACCATTGCCATCATCGCCACCACCAGCCATATTGACCTCAGCTATGGCCACGAAGCCATTGAGCAGCATACCGCCGCCGCCGGTGCCGCGTAATTCGCAGAATCTGGTGCCAAAAATGCTGCTGGAGAAGCAGCGACCCACAATGTCGGGCATGAACTCGGTGAATGCCATCAGTGCACTTACCCAGCGCGTGGAGGGGGTTGGTGGCCAGAAGGCTGGTGTTGGTGCTGCGGCTGAGCTAGCCGATCATCTGAGCGGTCTGGCCGAGAGTGTCAAGCCAAAGGGCAGCTCGACGCCGGAGAAGCGAACGACGGCATTGGCAGCTGGGACTGTTGAAGGTGATGGGGTAGCAGCTGCTTTGGTGGCAGAGCCTGAGGGCATGTGGAAAGAG ctgctgctgcgccatcCGCTCAGTGCCATGCCGAAAAGGAAGAACTAG